In Calothrix sp. PCC 7507, one DNA window encodes the following:
- the bcsA gene encoding UDP-forming cellulose synthase catalytic subunit, with protein MSSSSYKPPRKQSDRQNLNLSSWLIDLTPRFFDRTLKKAGIKQLKLLSLLLVVLSIPLIITPIEVWQQGVIAVFLVLLGQLVIKAEDKESSADRSQYYHLFLVWLSLVTTLRYLYYRTSYTLNFDGWINSTACVLLFAAELYAILTLVLAYFQTLKIKERQPVNLSAIPEAEWFNVDIYIPTYNEDVEIVRKTALAALACDYSTGKKKVYVLDDGRPERYKEDDPRREKFSARREELRQMCQELGCIHMTRDNNDHAKAGNINTALHKTGGDLVMILDCDHIPSRQFILHTAGFFFDPKVSFVQTPHWFYNPDPFERNLFTDGRIPVGNELFYKVLQKGNDFWNAAFFCGSAALIRKSHLLEVGGIAVETVTEDCHTALRLHSLGYRSVYYDKIMVAGLAPETFSSYVGQQVRWARGMAQILRLENPFFNRKLKLTLAQRICYLSATSHFLYGYPRLVYAVAPTLFLLFGINSVQGLGLETLAYAIPHILLSLFANFIIYKRVRFSFWNEIFEFAMAFQAGWVTLLALINPKMGSFNVTDKGISVTQRTFDWESMRGLLIVAGVVISSLLAVPYWLLLRPEDWQAVLVNTMWSGFNLVLLVAALLVGFEQPQVRSAHRLQRSLTVIISSNDQVIMGETVNISETGALISLESWPNLPDEVEIEIMGDFTASASLTARIIRVSPVNDTETLLAIDFVNPNRAQLDALTLVLYSDVREWYSQKRADVDQPMASFGFLATSLTRSLRDIQRTNRKKVRKQVHTASQLYWDGHLFSGVATELGVTGLRLELEDTKALSSDKVLGQQDLHTMRTVKPLVGLLLNQDADNPSSSRFVAEVATVEEQPSGKIAIEFHFPEKFKQRQDTKIKELLQLL; from the coding sequence ATGTCCTCTTCTTCATACAAACCGCCTCGTAAACAAAGCGATCGCCAAAACCTCAATTTGAGTAGCTGGCTGATTGACCTTACTCCCAGATTCTTTGACCGCACTCTCAAAAAAGCGGGTATAAAACAGTTAAAGTTGCTTTCTCTGTTGTTAGTGGTGCTTTCAATCCCGCTGATTATTACCCCGATAGAAGTATGGCAACAGGGTGTAATAGCCGTCTTTCTAGTGCTACTTGGTCAGTTAGTGATCAAAGCTGAGGATAAAGAATCTTCTGCTGATCGCAGTCAGTATTATCACTTATTTTTAGTGTGGCTAAGTTTAGTCACCACTCTCCGTTATCTGTACTACCGCACTAGCTACACCCTCAACTTTGATGGTTGGATTAACAGTACGGCTTGTGTATTATTATTTGCGGCAGAACTCTATGCCATTTTGACATTGGTGTTGGCATACTTTCAAACCCTCAAAATCAAAGAACGCCAACCAGTCAATCTTTCCGCTATTCCGGAAGCAGAATGGTTCAATGTTGATATTTATATCCCAACTTATAATGAAGACGTTGAGATTGTCCGCAAGACGGCACTAGCAGCCTTAGCGTGTGACTATAGTACTGGGAAAAAAAAGGTTTATGTCCTCGATGATGGTCGTCCAGAAAGATACAAAGAAGACGACCCACGGCGAGAAAAGTTTAGCGCTAGACGGGAAGAACTGCGGCAAATGTGCCAGGAACTCGGTTGCATACACATGACGCGGGACAATAACGACCACGCCAAGGCTGGTAATATCAACACGGCGCTGCATAAAACTGGTGGCGATTTAGTGATGATTTTGGATTGTGACCACATCCCATCACGCCAATTTATCCTACATACAGCGGGCTTCTTTTTCGACCCGAAAGTGTCGTTTGTGCAAACGCCTCACTGGTTCTATAATCCTGACCCCTTCGAGCGCAATTTGTTTACCGACGGGAGAATTCCGGTGGGTAATGAGTTGTTCTATAAGGTGCTACAAAAAGGTAACGATTTTTGGAATGCTGCCTTTTTCTGTGGTTCAGCAGCCTTAATCCGCAAATCCCATCTTCTAGAAGTTGGGGGAATTGCCGTAGAAACGGTTACGGAAGATTGTCATACAGCCCTGCGGTTGCATTCACTAGGTTATAGGTCGGTATATTACGACAAAATTATGGTGGCTGGCTTGGCGCCAGAAACGTTTTCTTCTTATGTGGGTCAACAAGTGCGCTGGGCGAGAGGAATGGCGCAAATACTGCGACTGGAAAATCCCTTTTTTAACCGGAAGTTGAAGCTGACATTAGCCCAGCGGATTTGTTATTTAAGTGCGACTTCTCACTTTTTGTATGGGTATCCTCGATTAGTATATGCAGTTGCTCCCACGCTATTTTTATTATTTGGCATTAATTCTGTCCAAGGTTTGGGTTTAGAAACCTTAGCCTATGCAATACCACACATATTGCTCTCTCTTTTTGCTAATTTCATCATCTACAAACGTGTCCGGTTCTCTTTCTGGAATGAAATCTTTGAGTTTGCAATGGCGTTCCAGGCTGGGTGGGTGACGTTATTAGCGCTGATTAACCCGAAGATGGGTTCGTTCAATGTTACTGACAAAGGGATATCTGTTACTCAGCGCACATTTGACTGGGAGTCGATGCGTGGTTTGTTAATAGTAGCGGGAGTGGTGATTTCCTCTTTACTGGCTGTCCCTTATTGGCTACTACTACGCCCTGAAGATTGGCAAGCTGTCTTAGTTAATACCATGTGGTCTGGTTTTAACTTGGTGTTACTGGTAGCTGCTTTGTTAGTTGGTTTTGAACAACCACAAGTACGTTCGGCTCACCGGTTGCAGCGATCGCTAACTGTGATTATTTCTAGCAATGACCAAGTTATCATGGGCGAGACGGTAAATATCTCCGAAACTGGTGCTTTAATTTCTTTGGAATCTTGGCCCAATTTACCAGACGAAGTAGAAATCGAAATCATGGGAGATTTCACCGCTAGCGCCTCTCTCACAGCGCGAATTATCCGCGTATCTCCTGTTAATGATACAGAAACACTGCTGGCAATTGATTTTGTCAATCCCAATCGCGCCCAACTTGATGCTCTCACACTAGTTTTATATTCTGATGTGCGGGAATGGTATTCCCAGAAGCGAGCGGATGTAGATCAACCAATGGCTTCTTTTGGATTTTTAGCTACCAGTCTCACTCGTTCCTTGCGTGACATCCAAAGAACCAACCGCAAAAAAGTCCGCAAGCAAGTTCACACTGCAAGTCAACTCTACTGGGATGGTCATCTGTTTTCTGGAGTGGCAACAGAATTAGGGGTGACAGGTTTACGCTTGGAATTAGAGGATACCAAAGCCTTATCATCTGACAAAGTTCTGGGACAACAGGACTTACACACAATGCGGACTGTCAAACCATTGGTTGGTTTGTTATTGAATCAGGATGCTGATAATCCCTCATCTAGCCGATTTGTTGCCGAAGTTGCCACAGTTGAAGAACAACCAAGCGGTAAGATAGCGATCGAGTTCCATTTTCCGGAAAAATTCAAGCAGCGCCAAGACACGAAAATTAAAGAACTTTTACAACTTCTGTAG